A window of the Cicer arietinum cultivar CDC Frontier isolate Library 1 chromosome 6, Cicar.CDCFrontier_v2.0, whole genome shotgun sequence genome harbors these coding sequences:
- the LOC101492243 gene encoding uncharacterized protein has translation MSFSTKLSMVLLLSSLFIHASLAEMVCEDLPKDVCAFSVASSGKRCLLETEKGMNGEIEYECRTSEVIVERMAEYIETDQCVEKCGVDRNSVGISSDAFFEPQFTAKLCSPICYQKCPNIVDLFFNLAAGEGVFLPELCEKHKTNPRRAMIELVSSGGAAPAPISDISEDIVFAPAPSPI, from the exons ATGTCTTTCTCAACCAAACTATCTATGGTTTTATTACTTTCTTCTCTTTTCATCCATGCTTCTTTGG CTGAAATGGTGTGTGAGGACTTGCCAAAGGATGTGTGTGCTTTCTCAGTAGCTTCATCTGGAAAGAGATGTTTATTGGAAACAGAGAAAGGAATGAATGGTGAGATAGAATATGAATGCAGAACATCTGAAGTTATTGTTGAAAGAATGGCAGAATACATAGAGACAGATCAATGTGTGGAGAAATGTGGTGTTGATAGAAATTCAGTTGGTATTTCATCTGATGCTTTCTTTGAGCCACAATTCACTGCAAAACTTTGTTCTCCAATTTGTTATCAAAAATGTCCCAACATTGTTGACCTTTTCTTCAATTTGGCTGCTGGAGAAG GAGTATTTTTGCCAGAACTATGTGAGAAACACAAGACCAACCCTCGTCGTGCTATGATCGAGCTTGTGAGCTCTGGAGGAGCTGCACCTGCCCCTATTTCTGATATTTCAGAGGATATTGTGTTTGCACCTGCACCTTCTCCTATATAA